A section of the Mycobacterium sp. 3519A genome encodes:
- a CDS encoding 4Fe-4S binding protein, whose translation MTVEKIPARLADHPTVRKVRSRKTERPGVIDADWLRRVCLDAGADDVSFASVEHPDLAGEREHVEAALPGTLSYVALVVKMNRDNVRSTARSVANQEFHRSGEIMNAAAHRITRALQDAGYRAINPSMSFPMEMDRYPGRIWVVAHKPVAVAAGLGVMGIHRNVIHPKFGNFILLGTILVAAPISSYGEPLDYSPCLECKLCVVACPVGAIKKDGQFDFVACSVHNYREFMGGFTDWAQTIADSSSADDFRSRVTDSENASMWQSLSFKANYKAAYCLAVCPAGEDVIEPYLEDRKGFMDLVLKPLQEKKETLYVLPNSAAKEHAERRYPHKQVKVVDSGIRGR comes from the coding sequence ATGACGGTGGAGAAGATCCCGGCTCGGCTCGCCGACCATCCGACGGTGCGCAAAGTGCGGTCCCGCAAGACCGAGCGGCCTGGCGTCATCGACGCGGACTGGTTGCGTCGGGTGTGCCTCGACGCGGGCGCCGACGACGTCTCCTTCGCCAGCGTGGAGCACCCCGATCTGGCGGGCGAGCGCGAACACGTCGAGGCGGCGCTACCGGGCACGCTGAGCTACGTCGCGCTGGTCGTCAAGATGAATCGCGACAACGTCCGCTCGACCGCGCGCAGCGTGGCTAACCAGGAGTTCCACCGCAGCGGCGAGATCATGAACGCCGCCGCCCACCGGATCACCCGCGCGCTGCAGGACGCCGGCTACCGGGCGATCAACCCGTCGATGTCGTTCCCGATGGAGATGGACCGCTACCCCGGGCGCATCTGGGTGGTGGCGCACAAGCCGGTGGCGGTGGCCGCCGGTCTTGGCGTGATGGGCATCCACCGCAATGTCATCCACCCGAAGTTCGGCAACTTCATCCTGCTCGGCACCATTCTGGTGGCCGCCCCGATCAGCAGTTACGGTGAGCCGCTTGACTATTCGCCATGCCTGGAGTGCAAGCTGTGCGTCGTGGCCTGCCCGGTCGGAGCGATCAAGAAGGATGGCCAGTTCGACTTCGTCGCCTGTTCGGTGCACAACTACCGCGAGTTCATGGGCGGGTTCACCGACTGGGCGCAGACCATTGCCGACAGTTCGTCGGCCGACGACTTCCGTTCGCGGGTGACCGATTCCGAGAACGCATCGATGTGGCAGAGCCTGTCGTTCAAGGCGAACTACAAGGCCGCATACTGCCTCGCGGTGTGCCCGGCGGGCGAGGACGTCATCGAACCCTATCTGGAGGATCGCAAGGGTTTCATGGACCTGGTGCTCAAACCGCTGCAGGAGAAGAAGGAGACGCTCTACGTGCTGCCGAACTCGGCGGCCAAGGAGCACGCCGAACGCCGTTACCCGCACAAGCAGGTGAAGGTCGTCGACAGCGGGATCCGGGGACGCTAA
- a CDS encoding ABC transporter permease, with product MTATTTQTRIELQPARTHPTNIAQQSWIMVKRNMIHTKRMPEMLSDVTAQPIMFVLLFAFVFGASIATGSGASYREFLLPGIQAQTIVFTAFVVASGITADVEKGIIDRFRSLPISRSSVLIGRSVASLLHSSIGVVVMAVTGLAIGWRIRGSVAEAALAFLLILVFGFAMIWFGILIGSVMRSVEAVNGVMFTVLFPITFLANTFAPTEPMQPWLRAIAEWNPVSSLAQAMRELWGNGGPAPEAAQLPLHHPILATILWSVALTAVFAPFALRAYARRTGG from the coding sequence ATGACCGCCACCACCACGCAGACGCGCATCGAGCTGCAGCCCGCGCGCACCCATCCCACCAACATCGCCCAGCAGTCGTGGATCATGGTGAAGCGCAACATGATTCACACCAAACGCATGCCAGAGATGCTCAGCGATGTGACAGCGCAACCCATCATGTTCGTGCTGTTGTTTGCGTTCGTCTTCGGCGCGTCCATCGCGACCGGCAGCGGTGCCTCCTACCGCGAGTTCCTGCTGCCGGGCATTCAGGCGCAGACCATCGTCTTCACGGCGTTCGTGGTGGCATCGGGCATCACGGCCGACGTCGAGAAGGGCATCATCGACCGGTTCCGCTCGCTGCCGATCTCGCGGTCGTCGGTGTTGATCGGCCGCAGCGTGGCCAGTTTGTTGCACTCGTCGATCGGCGTCGTGGTGATGGCGGTGACGGGACTCGCGATCGGATGGCGCATCCGCGGCAGCGTCGCCGAGGCCGCGTTGGCGTTCCTGCTGATCCTGGTTTTCGGCTTCGCCATGATCTGGTTCGGCATTCTGATTGGCTCGGTGATGCGGTCGGTCGAGGCGGTCAACGGCGTCATGTTCACCGTGTTGTTCCCAATCACGTTCCTGGCCAACACATTCGCGCCGACCGAACCGATGCAGCCGTGGCTGCGTGCCATCGCTGAGTGGAACCCGGTGTCGTCATTGGCGCAGGCGATGCGCGAACTCTGGGGTAACGGCGGGCCTGCGCCGGAAGCCGCCCAGTTGCCGCTGCACCATCCGATACTGGCGACCATTCTGTGGTCGGTGGCGCTGACCGCCGTGTTCGCGCCGTTCGCATTGCGCGCCTACGCGCGCCGGACGGGCGGTTAG
- a CDS encoding lipase maturation factor family protein: MNAQWFVAPEYWLARQVLQRGIAVVYLIAFIGAVRQFRALIGEHGMLPVPRFVERVPFRVAPSIFHFHYSDRMFAAVCWVGAALSAAVVAGVLDVVPLWATIVIWLALWVLYLSIVNVGQRWYGFGWESLLLEAGFIAIFLGNDDVAPPLLTILLARWLLFRVEFGAGLIKLRGDPCWRDLSCLDYHHETQPMPGPLSWFFHHLPKPLHRVEVAGNHFAQLVVPFALFAPQPVASVAGAIVIVTQLWLVLSGNFAWLNWLTILLGFSAIAAPGTRTLPDPPLWFAALVVAFTVVTVVLSFWPVRNMVSSHQRMNAAFNPIHLINTYGAFGSIGRRRLEVVIEGTDEAEITEHTVWKKYEFKGKPGDPRRLPRQWAPYHLRLDWLMWFAALSPHYARDWMGPFIIRLLRNDPPTLRLLRHNPFPESPPHYVRAQLYEYRFTTWHELRRDHAWWHRTLVGEFLPPVALGKSPRTTAK, translated from the coding sequence ATGAACGCGCAGTGGTTCGTTGCCCCTGAGTACTGGCTGGCCCGGCAGGTCCTCCAGCGCGGCATTGCGGTGGTGTACCTGATCGCGTTCATCGGGGCTGTGCGACAGTTCCGTGCGCTGATCGGTGAACACGGCATGCTGCCGGTGCCGCGGTTCGTCGAGCGCGTGCCATTCCGGGTGGCGCCGAGCATCTTCCACTTCCACTATTCGGACCGGATGTTCGCCGCCGTCTGCTGGGTGGGCGCGGCGTTGTCGGCGGCGGTCGTGGCCGGGGTACTCGATGTGGTGCCGCTCTGGGCGACGATCGTCATCTGGCTGGCGCTGTGGGTGCTGTACCTGTCGATCGTCAACGTCGGGCAGCGGTGGTATGGATTCGGCTGGGAGTCACTGCTTTTGGAGGCCGGCTTCATAGCGATCTTCCTGGGCAACGACGACGTCGCGCCCCCGCTGCTGACCATCCTGCTCGCCCGCTGGCTGCTGTTCCGGGTGGAGTTCGGCGCGGGTCTGATCAAGCTGCGGGGCGACCCGTGCTGGCGGGATCTGAGCTGTCTGGACTACCACCACGAGACGCAGCCGATGCCAGGCCCGCTGAGTTGGTTCTTCCACCATCTGCCCAAACCGCTGCACCGGGTGGAGGTGGCGGGCAACCACTTCGCCCAACTGGTGGTGCCTTTCGCGCTGTTCGCACCGCAACCGGTGGCGTCCGTGGCGGGCGCGATCGTGATCGTCACCCAGTTGTGGCTGGTGTTATCGGGCAACTTCGCGTGGCTGAACTGGCTGACGATCCTGCTCGGCTTCAGCGCCATCGCGGCCCCAGGCACCCGCACGCTGCCCGACCCGCCGCTGTGGTTCGCCGCGTTGGTGGTCGCGTTCACGGTGGTGACCGTCGTGCTCAGTTTCTGGCCGGTGCGCAACATGGTGTCGAGCCACCAGCGGATGAACGCCGCATTCAATCCCATTCACCTGATCAACACCTACGGCGCGTTCGGCAGCATCGGCCGCAGGCGCCTCGAGGTGGTGATCGAGGGCACCGACGAGGCCGAGATCACCGAGCACACCGTCTGGAAGAAATACGAATTCAAGGGCAAACCCGGCGACCCGCGCCGACTGCCCCGCCAGTGGGCGCCTTACCATCTGCGGCTGGACTGGTTGATGTGGTTCGCCGCGCTGTCACCCCACTATGCGCGGGACTGGATGGGGCCGTTCATCATTCGGCTGCTACGCAACGATCCGCCGACGCTGCGGCTGCTGCGGCACAACCCGTTCCCCGAGTCGCCGCCGCACTACGTGCGCGCCCAACTGTACGAATACCGGTTCACCACTTGGCACGAACTGCGACGTGACCACGCATGGTGGCACCGCACCCTGGTCGGCGAGTTCCTGCCGCCCGTGGCGCTCGGAAAATCGCCGCGAACGACCGCAAAATGA
- a CDS encoding ATP-binding cassette domain-containing protein, which produces MTPAIEAVDLVKKFGESTAVDGVSFTVQPGTVLGLLGPNGAGKTTTVRMMTTLTLPTSGTARVAGYDVVCEPDKVRRSMGLTGQVATVDELLTGRENIRMIGGLYGIRRKALARLGDQLLEQFSIADAADRVVKSYSGGMRRRLDLAVSLLASPPVLFLDEPTTGLDPRSRSDLWEVLRGLVQGGTTLLLTTQYLEEADQLADNIVVIDKGRIIAEGSPLQLKQQAGNASLVITVSNADDLPAAQALLAKTGAEVFVDTGARQLTAAADGLTDMVRVAGWLRDSEIDVDDIGLSRTSLDDVFLSLTGHRTEEEVGP; this is translated from the coding sequence ATGACACCCGCGATCGAGGCCGTTGACCTGGTCAAGAAGTTCGGGGAAAGCACCGCGGTCGACGGCGTCAGCTTCACCGTGCAGCCGGGCACCGTGCTCGGGCTGCTCGGGCCCAACGGGGCGGGCAAGACCACCACGGTGCGGATGATGACCACGCTGACCCTGCCCACCAGCGGCACCGCCCGCGTCGCCGGATACGACGTGGTCTGCGAACCCGACAAGGTGCGCCGCAGCATGGGGCTCACGGGCCAGGTCGCCACCGTCGACGAACTGCTCACCGGACGCGAGAACATCCGGATGATCGGCGGCCTGTACGGCATCCGCCGCAAGGCGTTGGCGCGGCTGGGCGATCAACTGCTGGAACAGTTTTCGATCGCCGACGCGGCGGACCGGGTGGTCAAGTCGTACTCGGGCGGCATGCGCAGGCGGTTGGATCTCGCGGTCAGCCTGCTGGCGTCGCCGCCGGTGCTGTTCCTCGACGAGCCCACCACCGGGCTGGATCCGCGCAGCCGCAGCGACCTGTGGGAGGTGCTGCGCGGGCTGGTGCAGGGCGGCACCACGCTGCTGCTGACCACGCAATATCTGGAGGAGGCCGATCAGTTGGCCGACAACATCGTGGTGATCGACAAGGGCCGGATCATCGCAGAAGGCTCGCCGCTGCAGCTCAAGCAGCAGGCGGGCAACGCCAGCCTGGTCATCACCGTCTCGAACGCCGACGACCTGCCCGCCGCCCAGGCGCTGCTGGCCAAGACCGGCGCGGAGGTGTTCGTCGACACCGGTGCCCGCCAGTTGACCGCCGCGGCCGACGGCCTGACCGACATGGTCCGCGTCGCGGGCTGGCTGCGAGACAGCGAGATCGACGTCGACGACATCGGGCTGTCGCGGACCAGCCTTGACGACGTGTTCCTCTCGCTCACCGGACACCGCACCGAAGAAGAGGTAGGCCCATGA
- a CDS encoding DUF6611 family protein, whose protein sequence is MNGKDLLRRGWVRLLDGDRPWGSIEIRPDRFGVTRYRLVVYPPGISDAERRRVRIARGWPLWGALVWVFCEIWLNQLTEPSTAVCISTALFIGLGVVTMMRAGDARRQVRTIGAMVLAGHRDPVSAAVHHKLENLAGTLLEADELLARGEITPAAHEAIWWRVYDQMSETHVTA, encoded by the coding sequence ATGAACGGCAAGGATCTGCTACGCCGGGGATGGGTGCGGTTGCTCGACGGTGACCGCCCGTGGGGGTCGATCGAGATTCGCCCCGACCGCTTCGGAGTCACGCGATACCGCCTGGTGGTGTATCCGCCGGGGATCAGCGATGCGGAACGGCGCCGCGTCCGGATCGCCCGCGGTTGGCCACTGTGGGGCGCGCTGGTCTGGGTGTTCTGCGAGATCTGGCTCAACCAGCTGACCGAGCCGTCGACCGCGGTGTGCATCTCGACAGCGCTCTTCATCGGGCTGGGGGTGGTCACCATGATGAGAGCAGGCGATGCGCGCAGACAGGTCAGGACGATCGGCGCCATGGTGCTCGCCGGCCACCGCGATCCGGTGTCGGCGGCAGTGCACCACAAGCTGGAGAACCTCGCAGGCACGCTGCTCGAGGCCGACGAACTGCTCGCGCGCGGCGAGATCACGCCTGCGGCCCACGAGGCGATCTGGTGGCGGGTGTACGACCAGATGAGTGAGACGCACGTCACTGCCTGA